The following proteins come from a genomic window of Pseudomonas sp. MAG733B:
- a CDS encoding dihydrolipoamide acetyltransferase family protein: MGTHVIKMPDIGEGIAEVELSVWHVKVGDMVVEDQVLADVMTDKAMVDIPSPVHGKVIALGGQPGEVMAVGSVLISIEVEGAGNVKESAQPAPVKEAPVAAPKVEAVVERKPVAAAAPKAAVCQGPMVAREADERPLASPAVRKHALDLGIQLRLVRGTGPAGRVLHEDLDAYLAQGQSNASTVNSAYTQRTDEEQIPVIGMRRKIAQRMQDATQRAAHFSYVEEIDVTAVEELRAHLNEKHGATRGKLTLLPFLVRAMVVALRDFPQINARYDDEAQVITRLGAVHVGIATQADIGLMVPVVRHAEARSLWDSATEISRLATAARNGKASRDELSGSTITLTSLGALGGIVSTPVLNLPEVAIIGVNKIVERPMVIKGQIVIRKMMNLSSSFDHRVVDGMDAALFIQAIRGLLEQPATLFVE; this comes from the coding sequence ATGGGCACGCACGTTATTAAGATGCCGGACATTGGTGAAGGCATTGCAGAAGTTGAATTGTCGGTGTGGCACGTCAAGGTCGGCGACATGGTCGTCGAAGATCAGGTGCTGGCCGATGTCATGACCGATAAAGCGATGGTGGATATTCCTTCGCCGGTGCATGGCAAGGTCATCGCCCTCGGCGGTCAGCCGGGCGAAGTCATGGCGGTCGGCAGTGTGCTGATCAGCATTGAAGTCGAAGGCGCGGGCAACGTTAAGGAGTCGGCGCAACCGGCACCTGTAAAAGAAGCGCCGGTCGCAGCACCGAAAGTCGAAGCCGTAGTGGAACGCAAACCGGTGGCTGCCGCAGCGCCGAAAGCTGCCGTTTGCCAGGGTCCGATGGTCGCTCGTGAAGCGGATGAACGTCCGCTGGCCTCCCCAGCCGTGCGCAAGCATGCGCTGGACTTGGGCATTCAACTGCGCCTGGTGCGCGGCACCGGCCCGGCCGGTCGCGTGTTGCATGAAGACCTCGACGCCTACCTGGCGCAGGGGCAGTCCAATGCATCGACGGTCAACAGTGCCTACACCCAGCGCACTGACGAAGAACAAATCCCGGTGATCGGCATGCGCCGCAAGATCGCCCAGCGCATGCAGGACGCCACCCAGCGTGCCGCCCATTTCAGTTATGTCGAAGAAATCGACGTCACCGCCGTGGAAGAGCTGCGCGCACACCTCAACGAAAAACACGGTGCCACTCGCGGCAAGCTGACTTTGCTGCCGTTCCTGGTCCGCGCAATGGTCGTCGCGCTGCGCGATTTCCCGCAGATCAACGCCCGTTACGACGACGAAGCCCAGGTCATCACCCGCCTCGGCGCGGTGCATGTGGGTATCGCCACCCAGGCCGACATCGGTTTGATGGTGCCGGTGGTACGTCACGCCGAAGCCCGCAGCCTGTGGGACAGCGCGACAGAAATCTCTCGCTTGGCCACCGCTGCGCGCAACGGCAAGGCCAGCCGCGATGAATTGTCCGGCTCGACCATCACCCTGACCAGCCTCGGCGCGTTGGGCGGCATCGTCAGCACACCGGTGCTGAACCTGCCGGAAGTGGCAATCATTGGCGTGAACAAAATCGTCGAACGGCCAATGGTCATCAAGGGCCAGATCGTGATCCGCAAGATGATGAACCTCTCCAGCTCCTTCGATCACCGCGTGGTCGACGGCATGGACGCGGCGCTCTTCATCCAGGCCATCCGTGGCTTGCTCGAACAACCCGCCACCTTGTTTGTGGAGTAA
- a CDS encoding alpha-ketoacid dehydrogenase subunit beta: MNDHNNNIQLDTAMTTTTMTMIQALRSAMDVMLERDDNVVVFGQDVGYFGGVFRCTEGLQNKYGTSRVFDAPISESGIVGVAVGMGAYGLRPVAEIQFADYVYPASDQIISEAARLRYRSAGEFTAPMTLRMPCGGGIYGGQTHSQSIEAMFTQVCGLRTVMPSNPYDAKGLLIASIENDDPVIFLEPKRLYNGPFDGHHDRPVTPWSKHPAAQVPDGYYTVPLDVAAITRPGKDVTILTYGTTVYVSQVAAEETGIDAEVIDLRSLWPLDLETIVKSVKKTGRCVVVHEATRTCGFGAELVSLVQEHCFHHLEAPIERVTGWDTPYPHAQEWAYFPGPSRVGAALKRVMEV, from the coding sequence ATGAACGATCACAACAACAATATCCAGTTGGACACCGCCATGACCACGACCACCATGACCATGATCCAGGCCCTGCGCTCGGCCATGGATGTGATGCTTGAGCGTGACGACAACGTCGTGGTGTTCGGCCAGGACGTCGGCTACTTCGGCGGCGTGTTCCGCTGCACCGAAGGCCTGCAGAACAAATACGGCACCTCCCGCGTGTTCGACGCGCCGATCTCCGAGAGCGGCATCGTTGGCGTCGCCGTTGGCATGGGCGCCTACGGTCTGCGCCCGGTGGCCGAGATCCAGTTCGCCGACTATGTGTACCCGGCGTCCGACCAGATCATCTCCGAAGCCGCCCGCCTGCGTTATCGCTCGGCCGGTGAGTTCACCGCACCGATGACCCTGCGCATGCCCTGCGGCGGCGGCATCTATGGTGGCCAGACTCACAGCCAGAGCATCGAGGCGATGTTCACGCAGGTGTGCGGTCTGCGCACCGTCATGCCATCCAACCCGTATGACGCCAAGGGCCTGCTGATCGCTTCCATCGAAAACGATGACCCGGTGATCTTCCTGGAGCCAAAGCGCCTGTACAACGGCCCGTTCGACGGCCATCACGACCGCCCGGTAACCCCGTGGTCGAAACACCCTGCCGCGCAAGTGCCGGACGGCTACTACACCGTGCCGCTGGACGTCGCCGCCATTACCCGTCCGGGTAAGGACGTGACCATCCTGACTTACGGCACCACCGTGTACGTGTCGCAGGTCGCCGCTGAAGAAACCGGCATCGACGCCGAAGTCATCGACCTGCGCAGCCTGTGGCCGCTGGACCTGGAAACCATCGTCAAGTCGGTGAAGAAAACCGGCCGCTGCGTGGTAGTCCATGAAGCCACCCGCACCTGCGGTTTCGGCGCTGAACTGGTGTCGTTGGTGCAAGAGCACTGCTTCCACCACCTGGAAGCGCCGATCGAACGCGTCACTGGTTGGGACACTCCCTACCCGCACGCGCAAGAGTGGGCGTATTTCCCTGGCCCGTCCCGTGTGGGCGCGGCTCTGAAACGGGTCATGGAGGTCTGA
- a CDS encoding 3-methyl-2-oxobutanoate dehydrogenase (2-methylpropanoyl-transferring) subunit alpha → MTQAYEPLRLHVPEPSGRPGCKTDFSYLHLTDAGTVRKPPIDVEPAETADLARGLIRVLDDKGNALGPWAEGVPTEILRKGMRAMLKTRIYDNRMVVAQRQKKMSFYMQSLGEEAIGSAQALALNIDDMCFPTYRQQSILMARDVPLVDLICQLLSNERDPLKGRQLPIMYSVKESGFFTISGNLATQFIQAVGWGMASAIKGDTKIASAWIGDGATAESDFHTALTFAHVYRAPVILNVVNNQWAISTFQAIAGGEATTFAGRGVGCGIASLRVDGNDFYAVYAASAWAAERARRNLGPTMIEWVTYRAGPHSTSDDPSKYRPADDWSHFPLGDPIARLKQHLIKVGQWSEEEHTAVSAELEAEVIAAQKEAEKFGTLAGGQIPSAATMFEDVYKEMPEHLKRQRQELGI, encoded by the coding sequence ATGACCCAAGCGTACGAACCGCTGCGCCTGCACGTCCCTGAACCTTCGGGCCGTCCCGGCTGCAAAACCGACTTCTCCTACCTGCATCTGACCGATGCCGGCACGGTGCGCAAACCCCCAATCGACGTTGAACCCGCCGAAACGGCCGATCTGGCCCGCGGCCTGATTCGCGTGCTCGACGATAAGGGCAACGCCTTGGGTCCGTGGGCCGAAGGCGTACCCACCGAGATCCTGCGCAAAGGCATGCGCGCCATGCTCAAGACGCGGATCTACGACAACCGCATGGTGGTCGCCCAGCGTCAGAAGAAAATGTCGTTCTACATGCAGAGCCTTGGCGAAGAAGCCATCGGCAGCGCTCAGGCCTTGGCCTTGAACATCGACGACATGTGCTTCCCGACCTACCGTCAGCAAAGCATCCTGATGGCCCGCGACGTACCGCTGGTGGACCTGATCTGCCAACTGCTGTCCAACGAGCGCGATCCGCTCAAGGGACGTCAGTTGCCGATCATGTATTCGGTGAAAGAGTCCGGCTTCTTCACCATTTCCGGCAACCTCGCGACCCAATTCATCCAGGCTGTGGGCTGGGGCATGGCCTCGGCGATCAAGGGCGACACCAAAATCGCTTCGGCCTGGATCGGCGACGGCGCCACTGCTGAATCTGACTTCCACACCGCCCTGACTTTCGCCCACGTATACCGTGCGCCGGTGATCCTCAACGTGGTCAACAACCAGTGGGCGATCTCCACCTTCCAGGCGATTGCCGGTGGGGAAGCCACCACGTTCGCCGGTCGTGGCGTCGGTTGCGGCATCGCCTCGCTGCGGGTCGACGGCAACGATTTCTACGCGGTCTACGCCGCCTCGGCCTGGGCTGCCGAACGCGCCCGCCGCAACCTCGGCCCGACCATGATCGAATGGGTCACCTACCGCGCCGGCCCGCACTCCACTTCCGATGATCCATCGAAATACCGTCCGGCCGATGACTGGAGCCACTTCCCGTTGGGCGATCCGATCGCGCGCCTCAAGCAGCACCTGATCAAGGTCGGCCAGTGGTCCGAAGAGGAACACACCGCCGTCAGCGCCGAACTGGAAGCCGAAGTCATCGCCGCGCAGAAAGAAGCCGAGAAATTCGGCACCTTGGCCGGTGGCCAGATTCCAAGCGCCGCGACCATGTTCGAAGACGTCTACAAAGAGATGCCGGAGCACTTGAAGCGCCAGCGTCAAGAGCTGGGGATCTGA
- the bkdR gene encoding Bkd operon transcriptional regulator BkdR, producing MRKLDRTDIGILNSLQENARITNADLARSVNLSPTPCFNRVKAMEELGLIREQVTLLDADLLGLHVNVFIHVSLEKQVEEALQHFEEAISDRPEVMECYLMAGDPDYLIRVLVPTIQSLERFMMDFLTKVPGVANIRSSFALKQVRYKTALPLPANGLTLGA from the coding sequence ATGCGCAAACTGGACCGTACCGATATCGGCATTCTCAACAGCCTTCAGGAGAACGCCCGGATCACCAACGCCGACCTTGCACGCTCGGTCAACCTGTCGCCGACACCGTGCTTCAATCGGGTCAAGGCGATGGAAGAACTGGGCCTGATTCGCGAGCAGGTAACGCTGCTGGACGCCGACCTGCTGGGGCTGCACGTGAACGTGTTCATCCACGTCAGCCTGGAGAAGCAGGTGGAGGAAGCGTTGCAGCATTTCGAGGAAGCGATTTCCGATCGCCCGGAAGTGATGGAGTGCTACCTGATGGCCGGCGACCCGGATTACTTGATCCGCGTGCTGGTGCCGACCATTCAGTCGCTGGAGCGCTTCATGATGGATTTTCTGACCAAGGTGCCGGGGGTGGCGAACATTCGGTCGAGTTTTGCGCTGAAGCAGGTGCGCTATAAGACGGCGCTGCCGTTGCCGGCGAATGGCCTGACGTTGGGCGCGTGA
- a CDS encoding MBL fold metallo-hydrolase — MPALIEAFFDDASSTYSYVIYEADGGQCAIVDPVLDYNPAAGRTTTVQADRISAFVREHRLQVQWLLETHAHADHLSAAPYLRRELGGRIAIGQSICKVQNVFKTLFNLEPEFCIDGSQFDHLFAPDETFHIGNIQATALHVPGHTPADMAYLIGNEVILVGDTMFMPDVGTARCDFPGGNANQMFASIHKLLAFPANVRLYVCHDYPPEGREPQCMTTVGEQRKSNIHVRDGIDEAAFVAMRTQRDEGLGMPTLLLPAIQVNVRAGNLPPAEDNGVTYLKIPINKF, encoded by the coding sequence ATGCCTGCCCTGATTGAAGCCTTTTTCGACGATGCCTCGTCCACCTACAGCTACGTGATCTACGAAGCGGATGGCGGGCAGTGTGCGATCGTCGACCCGGTGCTCGACTACAACCCTGCTGCCGGTCGAACCACCACCGTGCAGGCGGACCGCATCAGCGCGTTCGTGCGCGAGCACCGCTTGCAGGTGCAATGGCTGCTGGAAACCCACGCCCATGCCGATCACCTGTCCGCCGCGCCGTACCTGCGCCGGGAACTGGGCGGCCGGATCGCCATCGGCCAGTCGATCTGCAAGGTGCAGAACGTGTTCAAGACCCTGTTCAACCTTGAACCGGAATTTTGCATCGATGGCTCGCAGTTCGATCACCTGTTCGCCCCCGACGAAACTTTCCACATTGGCAACATCCAAGCCACGGCGCTGCATGTGCCCGGCCATACCCCGGCGGACATGGCGTACCTGATCGGCAACGAAGTGATTCTGGTCGGCGACACAATGTTCATGCCGGACGTCGGCACCGCACGCTGCGACTTTCCCGGCGGCAATGCCAACCAGATGTTCGCCTCGATCCACAAATTGCTGGCCTTCCCCGCCAACGTGCGCCTTTACGTCTGCCACGATTACCCGCCCGAGGGCCGCGAACCGCAGTGCATGACCACCGTCGGGGAGCAGCGCAAAAGCAACATCCACGTGCGCGACGGCATCGACGAAGCGGCCTTCGTTGCCATGCGCACCCAGCGCGATGAGGGTTTGGGCATGCCGACGCTGTTGTTGCCGGCGATTCAGGTGAATGTGCGGGCGGGGAATCTGCCGCCGGCGGAAGACAATGGCGTGACCTACCTGAAAATCCCGATCAATAAATTCTGA
- a CDS encoding sulfite exporter TauE/SafE family protein, with the protein MLLASFFGVVMGLVLGLTGAGGGILAVPALVLGLGWSMTTAAPVALFAVGSAAAVGAIDGLRHGLVRYRAALLIAALGAVFSPVGIYFAHQLPEKILMILFSLLMVMVAARMLRRERKDEGPSDHGHANWGQKNCMLDQHTGRFSWTAKCTATLAALGAVTGVVSGLLGVGGGFLIVPAFKQLTDVQMRGIIATSLMVISLISAIGVIGALHAGVRIDGLGVAFIVSSIVGMVIGRKLCAQVPARALQVGFASICLVVAVYMLVRAL; encoded by the coding sequence ATGTTGCTGGCGAGTTTTTTTGGTGTGGTCATGGGATTGGTGCTGGGTTTGACCGGGGCCGGCGGCGGCATTCTGGCCGTACCGGCGTTGGTGCTGGGCCTGGGATGGAGCATGACCACGGCGGCGCCCGTTGCGCTGTTCGCGGTGGGCAGCGCGGCGGCGGTGGGGGCCATCGATGGTTTGCGGCATGGCCTTGTGCGCTATCGCGCGGCATTGTTGATCGCGGCGCTCGGCGCGGTGTTTTCGCCGGTGGGCATCTACTTCGCCCATCAGTTGCCGGAAAAAATCCTGATGATCCTGTTCAGCCTGCTGATGGTCATGGTCGCTGCGCGGATGCTGCGCCGTGAGCGCAAGGACGAGGGGCCGAGCGATCACGGGCATGCCAACTGGGGCCAGAAGAACTGCATGCTCGATCAGCACACCGGGCGCTTTTCCTGGACCGCCAAATGTACCGCGACCCTCGCCGCGCTGGGGGCGGTGACCGGTGTCGTGTCAGGGTTGCTGGGGGTTGGCGGCGGGTTTTTGATTGTGCCTGCGTTCAAGCAACTGACCGATGTGCAGATGCGTGGAATCATCGCCACCTCGCTGATGGTGATCAGCCTGATCTCGGCCATCGGCGTGATCGGTGCATTGCATGCCGGGGTGCGCATCGATGGGCTGGGTGTTGCCTTCATCGTCTCCAGCATTGTCGGCATGGTCATTGGCCGAAAGCTTTGTGCCCAGGTGCCGGCGCGGGCGTTGCAGGTGGGGTTTGCCAGCATCTGTCTGGTGGTCGCCGTCTACATGCTGGTGCGCGCCTTATAA
- a CDS encoding aldose 1-epimerase: MSPTLLELEDEFTRLTLAPELGGSIVNWTVRSTGQPLLRHADAHALNTGLPGKLGCFPLVPWSNRIAEGGFDCPDGWLALTPNSLTDPLPIHGSAWQQAWQVVSSTAHEVVLQLDSPCPFAYCARQRFHLSEGKLSIELSVTHQAEQAAWHGLGLHPYLPRTANTRLHAPARQVWLCDSTKLPTQLDSLPADWNFQSLKPLPESLVDNGFCEWNGRCLIQQPDLGYELECQATGSDYYLLYCPVGLEFFCIEPVSHPVNAHHLPGRPGLRLLEQGQTAELGFSLQYRAL; this comes from the coding sequence ATGTCGCCAACACTGCTCGAACTCGAAGACGAATTCACCCGCCTCACCCTCGCCCCGGAACTCGGCGGCAGCATCGTCAACTGGACCGTGCGCAGCACTGGCCAACCCTTGTTGCGCCACGCCGATGCCCACGCCCTCAACACCGGTTTGCCCGGCAAGCTTGGCTGCTTTCCCTTGGTGCCTTGGTCCAACCGCATCGCAGAAGGCGGCTTCGACTGCCCCGATGGCTGGCTGGCACTGACGCCTAACAGCCTCACCGATCCACTACCGATTCACGGCAGCGCCTGGCAGCAAGCGTGGCAAGTGGTGTCATCCACCGCGCATGAAGTGGTGCTGCAACTCGATAGCCCCTGTCCTTTCGCTTACTGCGCCCGCCAACGCTTCCATCTGAGCGAAGGCAAACTGAGCATCGAATTGAGTGTGACCCATCAAGCCGAGCAAGCCGCCTGGCATGGTCTGGGACTGCATCCGTATCTGCCGCGCACCGCCAACACCCGCTTGCACGCACCAGCCCGCCAGGTCTGGTTGTGCGACAGCACCAAACTGCCGACACAGCTCGACAGCCTGCCCGCCGACTGGAATTTCCAGTCACTCAAGCCGCTCCCCGAATCACTGGTCGACAACGGCTTCTGCGAATGGAACGGCCGGTGCCTGATCCAGCAACCGGATCTAGGTTATGAACTGGAATGCCAAGCCACCGGCAGCGATTACTACCTGCTCTACTGCCCGGTTGGCCTGGAGTTTTTCTGCATCGAACCGGTAAGTCATCCGGTCAACGCCCATCACCTGCCCGGTCGCCCGGGGTTACGTTTGCTGGAACAGGGACAAACCGCTGAACTGGGTTTCAGCCTGCAATACCGAGCCTTATAA
- a CDS encoding TRAP transporter large permease: MDAFILLGSFIALILIGMPVAYALGLSALIGAFWIDIPFQALMIQVAGGVNKFSLLAIPFFVLAGAIMAEGGMSRRLVAFAGVLVGFVRGGLSLVNIMASTFFGAISGSSVADTASVGSVLIPEMERRGYPREFATAVTVSGSVQALLTPPSHNSVLYSLAAGGTVSIASLFMAGVVPGLMMSACLMVLCLIFAKKRDYPKGEVIPMREALKICGEALWGLMAMVIILGGILSGIFTATESAAIAVLWSFFVTMFIYRDYKWSELPKLMHRTVRTISIVMILIGFAASFGYIMTLMQIPAKITTMFLTLSDNRYVILMCINVMLLLLGTVMDMAPLILILTPILMPVILGIGVDPVQFGMIMLVNLGIGLITPPVGAVLFVGSAVGKVSIEKTVKALLPFYAVLFLVLMAVTYIPAISLWLPHLVL, encoded by the coding sequence ATGGACGCTTTTATTCTGTTGGGCAGTTTTATCGCGTTGATCCTGATCGGCATGCCTGTCGCTTACGCGCTGGGGCTTTCCGCGCTGATCGGTGCGTTCTGGATCGACATTCCGTTCCAGGCGCTGATGATTCAGGTCGCTGGCGGCGTGAACAAATTCTCCCTGCTGGCGATTCCGTTCTTCGTCCTGGCCGGCGCGATCATGGCCGAGGGCGGGATGTCCCGGCGCCTGGTGGCATTTGCCGGGGTGCTGGTGGGTTTCGTGCGCGGCGGCTTGTCGCTGGTCAACATCATGGCCTCGACCTTCTTCGGTGCGATCTCCGGTTCTTCGGTGGCGGATACCGCTTCGGTGGGTTCGGTACTGATTCCTGAGATGGAACGTCGCGGCTATCCGCGGGAGTTCGCCACTGCGGTGACGGTCAGCGGTTCGGTGCAAGCCCTGCTGACCCCTCCAAGCCACAACTCGGTACTGTACTCGCTGGCGGCGGGCGGCACGGTGTCGATTGCCTCGCTGTTCATGGCCGGCGTGGTGCCGGGCCTGATGATGAGCGCGTGCCTGATGGTGCTGTGCCTGATCTTCGCCAAGAAGCGCGACTATCCGAAAGGCGAAGTCATTCCGATGCGCGAAGCGCTGAAGATTTGCGGTGAAGCGTTGTGGGGCCTGATGGCGATGGTCATCATCCTCGGCGGTATTCTTTCGGGGATTTTCACTGCGACCGAATCGGCGGCCATTGCCGTGCTGTGGTCGTTCTTCGTGACCATGTTCATCTACCGCGACTACAAGTGGAGCGAACTGCCGAAACTGATGCACCGTACGGTGCGGACGATTTCGATTGTGATGATCCTGATCGGTTTCGCTGCAAGCTTCGGCTACATCATGACGCTGATGCAGATCCCGGCGAAGATCACCACGATGTTCCTGACGCTGTCGGACAACCGTTACGTGATCCTGATGTGCATCAACGTCATGCTGCTGTTGCTCGGCACCGTGATGGACATGGCGCCGCTGATCCTGATCCTGACGCCGATCCTGATGCCGGTGATTCTGGGCATTGGCGTGGACCCGGTGCAGTTCGGCATGATCATGCTGGTGAACCTGGGGATTGGTTTGATAACGCCGCCGGTGGGCGCGGTACTCTTTGTGGGGTCGGCCGTGGGTAAAGTCAGTATCGAAAAAACCGTGAAGGCCCTGCTGCCGTTCTATGCCGTGCTGTTCCTGGTGCTGATGGCCGTGACCTACATTCCGGCAATTTCGCTGTGGTTGCCGCATTTGGTGTTGTAA
- a CDS encoding TRAP transporter small permease gives MKNLLLRFNDKLYMTCIWVAGLSVLAIALIIPWGVFARYVLGTGSSWPEPTAILLMMVFTFIGAAASYRSGSHMAVAMLTDRMQPNLRKAMSVFAQLLMATISLFMAIWGTKLCLSTWNQFMSALPTLRVGITYMPIPVGGVLTLIFVLEKLLLGDQSNRRVVRFDIVEENEGAA, from the coding sequence ATGAAGAATCTGCTGCTACGTTTCAATGACAAGCTCTACATGACCTGTATCTGGGTCGCCGGGCTCTCCGTATTGGCCATTGCGCTGATCATCCCTTGGGGCGTATTTGCCCGTTATGTACTCGGTACCGGCTCCAGCTGGCCCGAGCCCACTGCAATCCTGCTGATGATGGTGTTCACCTTCATCGGCGCCGCCGCCAGCTATCGTTCCGGCTCGCACATGGCGGTGGCAATGCTCACCGACCGCATGCAACCGAATCTGCGCAAAGCCATGAGTGTGTTCGCACAATTGCTGATGGCGACTATCAGCCTGTTCATGGCGATCTGGGGCACCAAGCTGTGCCTGTCGACGTGGAACCAGTTCATGAGCGCCCTGCCGACCCTCCGCGTAGGCATCACCTACATGCCGATTCCGGTGGGCGGCGTGCTGACGCTGATTTTTGTTTTGGAAAAACTCTTGCTCGGTGACCAGAGCAACCGTCGGGTCGTGCGTTTCGACATCGTTGAAGAAAACGAAGGGGCTGCCTGA
- a CDS encoding TRAP transporter substrate-binding protein, protein MDFKRTLLAAALPLAFSLSSAAHALEIKFADIHPAGYPTVVAEEQLGKTLVADSDGKLTFKMFAGGVLGSEKEVVEQAQVGAIQMARVSLGIVGPVVPDVNVFNMPFVFRDQAHMRKVIDGEVGDEILDKITNSEFNLVALAWMDGGTRNLYTKKPVRTLEDLKGMKIRVQGNPMFIETINAMGGNGIAMDTGEIFSALQTGVIDGAENNPPTMLEHNHYQNAKFYSLTGHLILPEPIVMSKITWNKLTPEQQALVKKTAKAAQAQERTLWDAKSASSEEKLKAAGVEFITVDKKPFYEATASIREKYGAPYADLIKRIEAVQ, encoded by the coding sequence ATGGACTTCAAACGCACCTTGCTCGCCGCAGCACTCCCGCTCGCCTTCTCGCTCAGCAGCGCCGCCCATGCGCTGGAAATCAAATTCGCCGACATCCATCCCGCCGGTTATCCGACGGTGGTGGCTGAAGAGCAACTGGGTAAAACCCTGGTGGCCGACAGCGACGGCAAACTGACCTTCAAGATGTTCGCCGGTGGCGTGCTCGGTTCGGAAAAGGAAGTAGTCGAACAGGCTCAGGTCGGCGCCATTCAGATGGCCCGCGTCAGCCTCGGCATCGTCGGCCCGGTAGTGCCGGACGTGAACGTGTTCAACATGCCGTTCGTGTTCCGTGACCAGGCGCACATGCGCAAAGTCATTGACGGTGAAGTCGGCGACGAGATCCTCGACAAGATCACCAATTCCGAATTCAACCTGGTCGCCCTGGCCTGGATGGACGGCGGCACGCGCAACCTCTACACCAAGAAACCGGTACGCACCCTCGAAGACCTCAAGGGCATGAAGATCCGCGTACAAGGCAACCCGATGTTCATCGAAACCATCAACGCCATGGGCGGCAACGGCATTGCGATGGACACCGGCGAAATCTTCAGTGCCTTGCAGACCGGCGTGATCGACGGTGCGGAAAACAATCCGCCGACCATGCTTGAACACAACCACTACCAGAACGCCAAGTTCTACAGCCTGACCGGCCACCTGATCCTGCCTGAGCCGATCGTGATGTCGAAGATCACCTGGAACAAACTCACCCCTGAGCAGCAGGCGCTCGTGAAGAAAACCGCCAAAGCCGCACAGGCCCAGGAACGCACCTTGTGGGATGCGAAATCGGCCAGCAGCGAAGAGAAGCTCAAGGCTGCGGGCGTCGAGTTCATCACCGTCGACAAAAAACCTTTCTATGAAGCGACCGCCTCGATCCGCGAGAAGTACGGCGCACCTTACGCCGATCTGATCAAGCGCATCGAAGCCGTTCAGTAA
- a CDS encoding SMP-30/gluconolactonase/LRE family protein has translation MQAELIVDARNAVGESPVWVPEENALYWVDIPAGGLQRWSAETGHVHAWKTPEMLACITRHRDGGWVAGMESGFFHLHAHSDGSLDSDLLAHVDHARTDMRLNDGRCDRQGRFWAGSMVLNMGANAADGTLYRYSAGQRGPLAAQLGGFIVPNGLGFSPDGKTMYLSDSHPNVQLIWAFDYDIDSGTPSNRRVFVDMNDYCGRPDGAAVDAEGCYWICANDAGLIHRFTPDGRLDRSLAVPVKKPTMCAFGGSRLDTLFVTSIRPGDDHDEQSLAGGVFALKPGVNGLPEPLFNDLP, from the coding sequence ATGCAAGCTGAATTGATTGTCGATGCCCGTAACGCCGTCGGTGAGAGCCCGGTCTGGGTCCCTGAGGAAAACGCCCTGTACTGGGTCGATATTCCCGCCGGGGGCCTGCAGCGCTGGAGCGCCGAAACCGGGCATGTCCACGCCTGGAAGACGCCGGAAATGCTCGCGTGCATCACCCGGCACCGTGACGGTGGCTGGGTCGCGGGAATGGAAAGCGGGTTCTTTCATCTGCACGCGCATAGCGATGGCAGCCTCGACAGCGACTTGCTCGCACACGTTGATCACGCCCGCACCGACATGCGCCTCAACGATGGTCGCTGCGACCGCCAAGGGCGTTTCTGGGCCGGCAGCATGGTGCTGAACATGGGCGCCAATGCTGCTGACGGTACGCTTTATCGCTACAGCGCCGGGCAACGCGGGCCGCTCGCTGCGCAACTGGGCGGCTTCATCGTGCCCAATGGCCTGGGTTTCAGCCCGGACGGCAAGACCATGTACCTGTCGGACTCGCACCCCAACGTGCAACTGATCTGGGCCTTCGACTACGACATCGACAGCGGCACCCCCTCCAATCGCCGCGTATTTGTCGACATGAATGACTACTGCGGTCGCCCCGACGGTGCGGCGGTGGATGCCGAAGGCTGCTACTGGATCTGCGCCAACGACGCCGGATTGATTCACCGCTTTACCCCCGACGGCCGACTGGATCGCTCACTCGCCGTACCGGTGAAAAAACCAACCATGTGCGCCTTCGGCGGCAGTCGACTGGACACGTTGTTCGTGACCTCGATTCGTCCCGGTGACGACCACGACGAACAGTCGCTGGCCGGTGGCGTGTTCGCCCTCAAACCCGGCGTCAATGGCTTGCCGGAACCGCTATTCAACGATTTGCCTTAA